In the genome of Drosophila yakuba strain Tai18E2 chromosome 3R, Prin_Dyak_Tai18E2_2.1, whole genome shotgun sequence, one region contains:
- the LOC6536505 gene encoding platelet binding protein GspB isoform X3 — MVISKPDGAAPNGAAPNGAAGGAEPAAPTGLEASGNSLAHPSGIPQDQIDNIMSGIANTGNVKMNNHRKKLRQRFDIIKKLGQGTYGKVQLGINKETGQEVAIKTIKKCKIEAEADLVRIRREVQIMSSVHHPNIIHIYEVFENREKMVLVMEFAAGGELYDYLSERKVLTEEEARRIFRQVATAVYYCHKHKICHRDLKLENILLDEKGNAKIADFGLSNVFDDQRLLGTFCGSPLYASPEIVEGTPYQGPEVDCWSLGVLLYTLVYGSMPFDGSNFKRLVKQISQGDYYEPRKPSRASTLIRDMLTVCPRKRASIEQICSHWWVNENDNVSCLDLAEDLANQTPVRLDVLLSLTPATITADQLVVPSAEGAAAAKAAANERVPRSHSVGSIRDMGPPNTEAERRILDMVAAGGEAALMPSPTRTITPAQSPVQTKRKLQPTVSTENAAGTTAKKKEKPANSSFVISKDGGAPLTEAPPTIIEPQATLMEAETIANIPEEVPLPSYSQKDMQAVGELCDQLMGDTSNNTATNAAPAPQAPTPVARQPTRGKLDAVVETPEEKDATKVIKKFVNKHKTADLVNAINESASKAAAPVGAVAPPPFIRKCSLQDESTLNKFNAERRKSRILETAEKFQPPPPVAAAAPEKPKKLSIPGVSVGSFKKEFEKKATNPPAAEGPTPGELRAQEQVAAAAAATQEAEALNTPPPSPVVAQSLEGSDSKNSVASISLDEARRSMENSIALLLQAQNESSNEVDQLCAQTETIGVSEPATQQERERKLKNARAIIGNAIQPVIRRPTPFYGIGNGFGNGMGGAGGASGASGATVVGGAPGNNAPKRAQSGCNFMGYSGATSPGTAATSPPISGPQTAPPVLISPNALAVAKQTIQQRIFGGGVASPNNQPANRRPATWQPQASYSTASIFQPPPSQSSPFKMLQQQYQQRCQEDQKQISSPFTPPSSPQYAASHAYAGQANSNYYGGNSNSNSNSGSGSNNSRCNSSNIGNCNTMPNVNYNVNSRTRPFNHNQAQDTLNNNANTSASATCALPVAMWLKSSPGAEGPPTPPGAVKTSTASITLKSATLPRRKINAKAEVQLDIKPRIPEQGAPPQPAMRFSTEMQHPVADLRSAPPREGPIPYSPIKTTLQARATSLEPKEHVITIQRPPTQHAYGRTSSNTTTRSGSLSRQSTVESESEGTTTATNMSQATITSTSQPIKKSPREFIIPIAVEGGGFITPRERSVEPSESSHTTSSRSTFTRLRPSRRIGSLLSEAGFDEGSPFQKMRTTSITRDGVSGGAEEEARFTPHRLRSSRPVKKISQDNDSQSSNEEDDDDDDGFEILTAENLFSTLLQRVRALTNRLNVNSDLTVGFPSHSSRLLTDISRQAQSHSPFWSQGSPFASRLNSSNSSGLGAPWRHSMSRDLGSDMESMFSRTGATLPRGHHQGKGKPSSAPAQVEKGTTTGSSTSTANSEEPLDLADLDLSRLRLSKKDLETLSSITPGLPKCFQEQLLAKLPPTQARKLSRTLSVQTSAPSSSSTPKVYKRSQSGGRGYQPEQQPQEELAKPLTTDAPKTTSASTAIYRRSLSRSQATRQNSGQDADSRAAQTTKSRSSSVCRDDYGKSSLCSSSTYTSDISEKYKYYSPYLSKSSNVSPSIASKDAPEKRYSGGLGRPPSGCLSPPPQLPQVAATEGTSSLRVGRSSQRRISRFLRPDFFDEPRDRETQSMLREIREKSIDRQDQEQTQAQDLRRRKHSLPNVEQAEQPAETAPIISSMRHSRNKSMELFTDADSNGQVRDTVKTPTSRQRSVSKARELETELDKHELADKILQELQLLSAVRSQNEQALESEKTEETSTIKKIKKLKPKESNESEATKVASTTTSSTTTLVRKVKKVVKKTDETPKTPGTENADLAGSVPKETKLKRPKSYPMKDVGLSLKTSTDLPEPTTSLLPTKLPSKLASGNTNESAVEPAPRESRLMRPKSYPATKLATPKELRKVTRSGVAIPTIAEAIPTPTAGPTPTSSKSTSEEKSLTATPTGTMSAVTDAKDTVSSSSDSRPTTIKKIIKVSKKSKLMPPTPVTPTTPTTTATTTANTTPVESSKESSPVIKPKEKSPEKKPSKGLLYALGQKFEKLRDSAMSKEKKTGSTGAAASLACTQKQGSPEERSSPEKYKKILSDTEKSQPTGFSEDKRADKRSRFDTMLRSLRERSVPRSQPNGRVSPKRAASVEELHAGCPEGQGKQGGAVNKMFGGLLRRFDRESSEQRRVRSTRSTSNIERQVREEQDQLLDASLPTSPIYQNVVKSTKSKVAATPNGEENCNCETACPDCRQNKGQNLTAITTSIVATNTTTPSSKEKRKGLMLDLASTNVAGSGAASLVTTATTTTTSGSSYRGSKTNPALINGNGGLGMGIYSNLPPYPGAMKSASSNNSSSQQSMENATNNNSTNTNNNCSSQTSGYRTSSAHEINRNNPLLTPSFENIANYSSDSRSYQDDCASTSTFLSPTEEPELYFDNWSICSEDNYMLHATPSPTVSRLSRASLSSPTRCSESSDPNESVIDRIKRRSFYSRFNEQKKPRRTSSIVGPSAVRDYYREQQAAAKARSSNKLHASDLDPPPRAHSPDIAQQFFRPLKLSPVGTELKPPVYRSTLDYSASSAGATSKPRKSLNDIRNTSPSFLSKRYETTDYSSVPMRYKSSSSSSPSNGAIASGYYNTYNPKRRSSYTLNGSLPTATSGSSAAGSSHLDGYATLGRRSLRPYDHRTMSLLEPPTSSSSRSGEGVSYQRREARTPVRDYTSSISRSGSRYRTSSATRSPTNI; from the exons ATGGTGATAAGCAAACCCGATGGAGCGGCGCCCAATGGAGCGGCGCCCAATGGAGCGGCGGGAGGAGCGGAGCCCGCTGCTCCAACTGGCCTCGAAGCCAGCGGAAACAGTCTGGCGCATCCTTCGGGAATACCGCAGGATCAGATAGACAATATCATGAGCGGCATCGCCAACACGGGCAACGTCAAAATGAACAATCACCGCAAGAAGTTGCGACAAAG ATTTGATATTATTAAGAAACTAGGACAAGGCACCTACGGCAAGGTGCAGTTAGGTATTAATAAGGAAACCGGCCAGGAGGTGGCCATCAAGACCATCAAGAAGTGCAAGATCGAGGCCGAGGCAGATTTGGTGCGCATCCGCCGCGAGGTGCAGATCATGAGCTCAGTGCACCATCCCAACATCATTCACATCTACGAAG TATTTGAGAATCGTGAGAAAATGGTGCTAGTCATGGAGTTTGCCGCTGGCGGCGAGCTCTACGACTATCTGTCTGAAAGGAAGGTTCTCACCGAGGAGGAGGCGCGTCGCATCTTTCGCCAGGTGGCCACCGCCGTCTACTACTGTCACAAGCACAAGATCTGCCATCGCGATCTCAAGCTGGAGAACATCCTGCTGGACGAAAAGGGCAATGCCAAG ATTGCCGATTTTGGGTTGTCGAATGTGTTTGATGACCAGCGACTGCTGGGCACCTTTTGCGGTTCCCCACTCTATGCCTCGCCAGAAATCGTGGAGGGAACACCATACCAGGGACCCGAGGTGGACTGCTGGTCACTGGGCGTGCTGCTCTACACGCTGGTCTACGGATCCATGCCCTTCGATGGCTCCAATTTCAAGCGACTGGTGAAGCAGATCAGCCAGGGTGATTACTACGAGCCAAGGAAACCTTCGCGAGCCTCCACTCTCATCCGGGACATGCTGACCGTGTGTCCCAGGAAGCGAGCCAGCATTGAGCAGATCTGCTCGCACTGGTGGGTGAACGAGAACGACAATGTGTCCTGCCTGGACCTGGCCGAGGATCTGGCCAATCAGACACCAGTGCGATTGGATGTGCTGCTTTCACTCACGCCAGCCACAATCACGGCGGATCAGTTGGTGGTGCCATCGGCGGagggagcagctgctgccaaGGCGGCGGCCAATGAACGTGTTCCCCGCTCGCACTCGGTGGGCTCGATCCGGGACATGGGACCGCCAAACACGGAGGCGGAACGTCGCATCCTGGACATGGTTGCCG ctggaggagaagcCGCCCTGATGCCCTCACCCACCAGGACCATAACCCCCGCCCAGAGTCCAGTGCAGACGAAGAGGAAACTGCAGCCCACTGTTTCCACGGAGAATGCAGCCGGAACCACAGCCAAAAAGAAGGAGAAGCCGGCCAATAGCTCGTTTGTGATCAGCAAGGATGGTGGTGCACCACTGACTGAAGCACCACCGACCATCATCGAACCCCAAGCCACGCTCATGGAGGCGGAGACGATTGCCAATATACCAGAGGAGGTCCCACTCCCCAGTTACTCCCAGAAAGACATGCAAGCGGTGGGTGAGCTGTGCGATCAGCTAATGGGAGACACCAGCAATAACACCGCCACAAATGCGGCACCTGCACCACAGGCACCCACTCCTGTGGCTCGCCAACCCACCAGGGGAAAACTGGATGCCGTTGTTGAAACGCCCGAGGAAAAGGATGCCACCAAAGTGATCAAGAAGTTTGTGAACAAGCACAAGACCGCGGATCTGGTGAATGCCATCAATGAAAGTGCCTCCAAGGCCGCGGCGCCTGTGGGCGCAGTGGCCCCTCCACCCTTCATCCGCAAGTGCAGCCTGCAGGATGAGTCCACACTGAACAAATTCAACGCCGAGCGTCGGAAATCGCGCATCCTAGAAACTGCAGAGAAGTTccagccaccgccaccagtCGCTGCAGCCGCTCCCGAGAAACCCAAGAAGCTCAGCATACCGGGTGTCAGTGTGGGCAGCTTCAAAAAGGAGTTCGAGAAGAAGGCCACCAATCCTCCGGCTGCAGAAGGCCCTACGCCCGGTGAATTGAGAGCTCAGGAGCAGgttgcagcagccgcagcggCCACCCAGGAAGCCGAAGCCTTGAACACGCCGCCACCATCGCCAGTGGTGGCCCAATCGCTGGAGGGCAGCGATTCCAAGAACTCGGTGGCCTCCATTTCGCTGGACGAGGCACGCCGCTCCATGGAGAACTCCATAgccctgctgctgcaggcCCAAAACGAGTCCAGCAACGAGGTGGACCAGCTGTGTGCCCAAACGGAGACCATTGGCGTCAGTGAACCGGCCACTCAGCAGGAGCGCGAGCGTAAGTTGAAGAACGCCCGCGCCATAATCGGAAATGCCATACAACCAG TGATACGCAGGCCAACACCGTTTTATGGCATCGGCAACGGCTTTGGCAATGGCatgggtggtgctggtggagcAAGTGGTGCGAGTGGTGCTACTGTTGTGGGTGGTGCGCCCGGGAACAATGCACCCAAGCGCGCACAGAGTGGCTGCAATTTTATGGGCTATTCGGGTGCCACATCTCCgggcacagcagcaacatcgccACCGATTTCGGGACCCCAAACGGCGCCGCCAGTGCTCATATCACCGAATGCATTGGCTGTGGCTAAGCAAACAATACAGCAAAGGATTTTCGGAGGTGGAGTGGCCAGTCCAAATAATCAGCCAGCAAATCGAAGACCAGCCACCTGGCAACCGCAGGCTTCCTACAGCACGGCCAGCATTTTCCAGCCGCCACCAAGTCAGAGTAGTCCGTTCAagatgctgcagcagcaataTCAGCAGCGTTGCCAGGAGGATCAGAAGCAAATTTCTTCCCCATTCACGCCGCCTTCATCGCCACAATATGCCGCCAGCCACGCCTATGCCGGCCAAGCCAACAGCAACTACTATGGAGGCAacagtaacagcaacagcaacagcggcagcggcagcaacaacagcagatgcaacagcagcaacatagGCAACTGCAACACGATGCCCAATGTCAATTACAATGTCAATTCGCGCACGAGACCATTTAATCATAATCAAGCTCAAGACACACTCAATAACAATGCCAATACCAGTGCCAGTGCTACATGTGCCTTGCCTGTGGCTATGTGGCTGAAAT CTTCACCGGGTGCCGAAGGACCTCCAACTCCCCCCGGAGCGGTCAAGACATCAACAGCTTCGATTACCCTGAAATCGGCCACCCTGCCGCGTCGCAAGATTAACGCCAAGGCGGAGGTCCAGCTGGACATCAAGCCGCGAATCCCGGAACAAGGAGCCCCACCCCAGCCGGCGATGCGTTTCAGCACCGAGATGCAACATCCGGTGGCCGATCTGCGCAGTGCCCCGCCCCGCGAGGGCCCCATCCCCTACAGCCCAATCAAGACAACGCTGCAGGCGAGGGCCACCAGTCTGGAGCCCAAGGAGCACGTCATCACCATCCAGCGACCGCCCACGCAGCACGCCTATGGGCGCACCAGTTCCAACACAACCACGCG TTCCGGCTCGCTGTCACGGCAGTCGACGGTGGAATCCGAGTCTGAGGGGACCACCACGGCCACCAACATGTCGCAGGCCACCATTACGAGCACCTCGCAGCCCATCAAGAAGAGTCCGCGGGAGTTTATCATCCCGATTGCCGTCGAGGGTGGCGGCTTCATTACGCCCCGGGAACGCAGCGTGGAGCCATCGGAATCGAGCCACACCACCAGCAGTCGCTCCACGTTCACCCGCCTGCGTCCGTCCCGTCGCATTGG CTCACTGTTAAGCGAAGCCGGCTTCGATGAGGGCTCGCCATTCCAGAAGATGCGCACCACGTCGATAACCCGGGATGGCGTCAGCGGAGGAGCCGAGGAGGAGGCACGCTTCACCCCGCACCGACTCAG AAGCTCAAGACCTGTCAAGAAAATTAGTCAAGACAACGATTCGCAAAGCTCCAACGAGgaggacgatgatgacgatgatggcTTTGAGATACTCACGGCGGAGAATCTGTTCTCGACTTTGCTGCAGCGG GTGCGGGCCCTGACGAATCGCCTGAATGTCAACAGTGACCTGACCGTCGGATTCCCCAGTCATTCTAGTCGCCTGCTCACGGACATTTCGCGGCAGGCCCAAAGTCACAGTCCATTCTGGAGCCAGGGCAGTCCCTTTGCCAG CCGCCtgaacagcagcaacagcagcggacTGGGAGCTCCGTGGCGGCACAGCATGTCCCGGGATCTGGGCAGCGACATGGAATCGATGTTCTCGCGCACGGGTGCCACGCTGCCAAGAG GTCATCATCAAGGCAAAGGCAAGCCCAGTTCAGCTCCTGCCCAAGTGGAAAAGGGTACCACCACGGGCTCTTCAACCAGCACAGCGAACAGCGAGGAGCCCTTGGACCTGGCCGATTTGGATCTATCGAGACTGCGTCTCAGCAAGAAAGACCTTGAAACCCTGTCTAGCATAACTCCTGGATTGCCCAAGTGTTTCCAGGAACAGCTACTTGCAAAACTGCCACCCACTCAGGCTCGCAAGCTATCACGCACGCTGAGCGTCCAGACCAGCGCACCCAGTAGTTCCTCCACTCCCAAGGTGTACAAGCGCAGCCAAAGCGGCGGAAGGGGTTACCAGCCGGAGCAACAGCCACAGGAGGAGCTGGCCAAGCCACTGACCACTGACGCCCCCAAGACGACTTCAGCAAGTACAGCGATTTACAGGAGAAGCCTCAGTCGCAGCCAGGCAACCAGGCAAAATTCTGGTCAGGATGCCGACAGCCGGGCTGCCCAAACTACTaaaagccgcagcagcagtgtCTGTAGGGATGACTATGGGAAATCGTCACTCTGCAGCAGTAGCACTTACACCAGCGACATTAGCGAAAAGTACAAGTACTACTCGCCGTATCTGAGCAAGTCCAGCAATGTGAGTCCATCGATAGCTTCAAAGGATGCGCCAGAGAAGCGATACAGTGGTGGACTAGGACGTCCGCCGAGTGGATGTCTCTCGCCTCCACCGCAACTGCCGCAAGTTGCTGCCACTGAAGGCACCAGTTCCTTGAGGGTTGGCCGTTCCTCGCAGCGTCGAATTTCTCGCTTTCTTCGGCCCGACTTCTTTGATGAGCCTAGGGATCGGGAAACCCAGAGCATGCTCAGGGAAATACGCGAAAAGTCTATCGATCGCCAAGATCAGGAGCAGACACAGGCACAGGACTTGAGGCGTCGTAAGCATAGTTTGCCCAATGTGGAGCAAGCGGAGCAGCCGGCAGAAACGGCACCCATTATATCCTCCATGCGCCATTCACGCAACAAGAGCATGGAGCTGTTTACAGATGCTGATTCAAATGGCCAAGTTAGGGATACTGTCAAAACCCCAACATCCCGGCAACGAAGTGTTTCGAAGGCTCGAGAACTGGAAACGGAACTAGACAAACACGAACTGGCGGATAAAATCCTCcaggagctgcagctcctgTCCGCTGTAAGAAGCCAAAATGAGCAGGCTCTGGAGTCGGAGAAAACAGAAGAGACTTCCACTATTAAAAAGATAAAGAAGTTGAAACCCAAGGAATCCAATGAGTCAGAGGCAACGAAAGTTGCGTCCACGACTACCTCAAGTACCACCACTTTGGTGAGGAAGGTTAAGAAGGTGGTTAAGAAAACAGACGAGACCCCCAAGACACCAGGAACAGAGAATGCTGACCTCGCTGGCTCTGTACCAAAGGAAACAAAGTTGAAAAGACCCAAATCCTATCCCATGAAAGATGTGGGACTAAGTCTCAAAACCTCTACCGATCTCCCCGAACCGACAACATCACTTCTACCCACTAAATTACCCAGCAAGCTGGCTTCAGGGAACACCAATGAATCCGCAGTAGAACCAGCTCCTCGCGAGAGCCGCCTGATGAGACCGAAAAGCTACCCAGCCACCAAACTAGCCACGCCAAAAGAACTACGGAAGGTTACAAGAAGTGGAGTGGCCATACCCACAATAGCAGAAGCTATACCGACTCCTACGGCTGGACCAACGCCCACTAGTTCCAAGTCCACTTCGGAGGAGAAATCCCTGACGGCCACACCAACCGGTACTATGTCTGCCGTAACAGATGCCAAAGATACAGTATCCTCTTCCAGCGACTCGCGACCCACGACCATTAAGAAAATCATTAAGGTGTCGAAGAAGTCCAAGCTAATGCCACCTACTCCAGTGACACCAACCACACCAACCACCACAGCTACCACCACTGCAAACACAACGCCGGTAGAAAGCTCCAAGGAGTCGAGTCCGGTCATCAAGCCCAAGGAAAAGTCACCGGAAAAGAAACCCAGCAAGGGTTTGCTTTACGCTTTGGGACAGAAGTTTGAGAAACTACGAGACTCCGCCATGAGCAAGGAGAAAAAGACTGGCTCTACGGGAGCAGCTGCATCCTTGGCCTGCACCCAAAAACAAGGATCTCCCGAAGAACGCAGCTCTCCGGAGAAGTACAAGAAGATCCTTTCGGACACAGAGAAGTCCCAACCGACTGGTTTCTCTGAGGATAAACGGGCGGACAAGCGCTCCCGGTTTGACACCATGCTACGCTCTTTGAGGGAGAGATCCGTACCCAGGTCACAGCCCAATGGACGCGTGAGTCCCAAGCGAGCTGCCAGTGTGGAGGAGTTGCACGCAGGATGCCCAGAGGGGCAGGGAAAACAGGGCGGAGCAGTTAACAAGATGTTCGGAGGATTGTTGCGTCGCTTCGATAGGGAAAGCAGTGAGCAACGCCGAGTAAGGAGCACCAGATCAACCAGCAACATAGAAAGGCAGGTtcgcgaagagcaggatcaGCTGCTGGATGCCTCGCTACCAACATCGCCCATCTATCAAAATGTGGTAAAGAGCACGAAGAGCAAGGTCGCTGCGACGCCAAACGGCGAAGAGAATTGCAATTGCGAAACAGCCTGCCCCGATTGCAGGCAAAACAAAGGACAGAACCTGACCGCCATAACCACCAGCATTGTTGCCACTAACACCACAACGCCGAGCAGCAAGGAGAAGCGAAAGGGCCTGATGCTTGATCTGGCCAGCACCAATGTGGCTGGCAGTGGTGCTGCCAGCTTGGTGACCACCGCCACCACAACTACGACAAGCGGAAGCAGTTATCGGGGATCCAAAACCAATCCGGCTTTGATCAATGGAAACGGAGGACTGGGCATGGGCATCTACTCGAATCTGCCACCCTATCCGGGAGCCATGAAGAGTGCCAGCTCCAACAATAGCTCCAGCCAGCAGTCCATGGAGAATGccaccaacaacaactcaACAAATACCAATAATAATTGCAGTTCGCAAACCTCTGGCTACAGAACCTCATCGGCACACGAGATAAATCGGAACAATCCGCTGCTGACGCCCTCCTTCGAAAACATTGCCAACTACTCCTCGGACTCAAGGAGCTACCAAGATGACTGCGCCTCCACCTCGACTTTCCTATCGCCCACCGAAGAGCCGGAGTTGTATTTCGACAATTGGTCCATATGCTCCGAGGACAACTACATGTTGCACGCTACGCCCTCGCCCACAGTCTCCCGGTTGTCAAGAGCTTCTCTGTCCTCGCCCACTCGCTGCTCCGAGAGCTCTGATCCCAACG